One Gemmatimonadota bacterium DNA segment encodes these proteins:
- a CDS encoding nodulation protein NfeD codes for MNPLRILCYIWLTSALVWSQAGDACAARVDVIRLTGPIGPVSVQHVSAAIERAENDRSECLVIMLDTPGGLLESTQLIIKDMLASNVPVVVYVAPSGAGAGSAGVFITMSAHVAAMAPGTSIGAASPVGIGGAVADSTMQEKIENFSVSYIRSIAEKHGRNADWAEQAVRKAEALTDREAVEQNVVDLNVATLDSLLVRIDGTVVEVREGSRVLRTKDAEVQIKEMSWHHRVLNVLSNPNIAYLLMMLGFYGLIYEFINPGAIFPGVVGGMCIVIGLFALQTLPINYAGLLLLLLGLGLFVTELFVASGGLLTLGGAISFTIGSMMLIDSPDPYLRISLYAIIPAVIATAAFTLFAVGYALKAQKRRTTTGDQGLIGETGHARTAVDSRTGNVFVHGEYWSATSDTPIEPGTPVRVVRLDGLRLKVESLDSGTDATKQGEDAHVV; via the coding sequence ATGAACCCGTTACGAATCCTCTGTTACATCTGGCTGACCTCCGCGCTTGTGTGGTCGCAGGCCGGGGACGCCTGCGCCGCCCGGGTCGATGTCATCAGGCTGACCGGCCCCATCGGTCCGGTCAGCGTCCAGCATGTGTCGGCGGCGATCGAGCGGGCCGAAAACGACCGCTCTGAATGCCTGGTGATCATGCTCGACACGCCCGGCGGTCTCCTCGAATCCACCCAGTTGATCATCAAGGACATGCTCGCGTCCAACGTGCCCGTCGTGGTCTACGTGGCGCCCAGCGGCGCGGGCGCCGGCTCCGCGGGCGTGTTCATCACCATGAGCGCCCACGTCGCCGCCATGGCGCCGGGCACGAGCATCGGAGCGGCCAGCCCGGTCGGTATCGGGGGCGCGGTGGCGGACTCGACCATGCAGGAGAAGATCGAGAACTTCTCCGTGAGCTATATCCGTTCCATCGCCGAGAAGCACGGCCGTAACGCGGACTGGGCGGAACAGGCGGTCCGGAAGGCCGAGGCCCTGACCGACCGGGAAGCCGTGGAGCAGAACGTCGTGGACCTGAATGTCGCCACGCTGGACTCCCTGCTCGTTCGGATCGACGGCACTGTCGTCGAAGTCCGCGAAGGCAGCCGGGTATTGCGCACGAAGGATGCCGAGGTCCAGATAAAGGAAATGAGCTGGCATCACCGGGTGCTGAACGTCCTCTCCAATCCCAACATCGCCTATCTCCTGATGATGCTCGGGTTCTACGGGCTCATCTACGAGTTCATCAACCCCGGGGCCATTTTTCCCGGCGTCGTGGGCGGCATGTGCATCGTCATCGGACTCTTCGCCCTGCAGACGCTGCCCATCAACTACGCAGGACTCCTGCTCCTCCTGCTCGGACTGGGACTGTTCGTCACGGAACTGTTCGTGGCCAGCGGCGGGCTCCTGACCCTCGGCGGGGCCATTTCCTTCACGATCGGTTCGATGATGCTCATTGACTCGCCCGATCCTTATCTTCGCATTTCCCTGTATGCCATCATTCCGGCCGTGATCGCAACCGCGGCATTCACGCTGTTCGCCGTGGGCTACGCGCTGAAGGCCCAGAAGCGGCGCACGACCACGGGCGACCAGGGACTGATCGGAGAGACGGGCCACGCGCGCACGGCCGTGGATTCCCGGACCGGAAACGTCTTCGTTCACGGCGAGTACTGGTCCGCGACAAGCGACACGCCCATCGAACCCGGCACCCCGGTCCGGGTCGTCAGGCTCGATGGGCTGCGACTGAAGGTAGAAAGCCTGGATTCAGGTACGGACGCAACGAAACAAGGGGAGGACGCCCATGTGGTTTGA
- a CDS encoding slipin family protein yields the protein MWFDGFSLSTIVLVLFLIILFTNAVKILREYERGVVFRLGRLSKALIGKNGPGIVILIPGIDKMEKVSLRTVTKDVPAQDVITRDNVSIKVNAVIYFRVLDPEKAITEVEDFLLATHQLAQTSLRSVLGQVELDDLLSNRDKINEDLQLLLDQQTEPWGIKVSMVVIKNVDLPIEMQRAMAKQAEAERERRAKVINALGEQQAAEKLSEAAHVMGTHPVAVQLRYLQTLSVVAAENNSTTLFPVPIDLFKPFVDALRPAISGDSPETDSGAPERRGQEDG from the coding sequence ATGTGGTTTGACGGATTTTCGCTATCGACGATCGTACTCGTGCTGTTCCTCATCATCCTCTTCACGAACGCGGTCAAGATCCTCCGCGAGTACGAGCGGGGCGTGGTCTTCCGGCTGGGCCGCCTTTCCAAGGCCCTGATCGGCAAGAACGGACCGGGCATCGTGATCCTGATCCCCGGCATCGACAAGATGGAGAAGGTGAGCCTGCGCACCGTGACCAAGGACGTGCCGGCCCAGGACGTGATCACGCGGGACAACGTGTCCATCAAGGTGAACGCGGTGATCTACTTCCGGGTCCTGGACCCGGAGAAGGCGATCACCGAGGTAGAGGATTTTCTGCTGGCGACCCATCAGCTGGCCCAGACCTCGCTGCGGAGCGTACTCGGTCAGGTGGAACTGGACGACCTGCTTTCCAACCGGGACAAGATCAACGAGGACCTGCAACTCCTGCTGGACCAGCAGACCGAACCGTGGGGCATCAAGGTGTCCATGGTCGTCATCAAGAACGTCGACCTGCCCATCGAGATGCAGCGGGCCATGGCCAAGCAGGCGGAAGCGGAGCGGGAACGCCGGGCCAAGGTGATCAACGCCCTGGGCGAGCAGCAGGCCGCCGAGAAACTCTCCGAGGCCGCCCACGTCATGGGCACCCATCCGGTGGCCGTGCAACTGCGTTACCTCCAGACCCTGTCGGTCGTGGCGGCGGAGAACAACTCCACCACGCTGTTCCCCGTCCCCATCGACCTTTTCAAGCCCTTCGTGGACGCCTTGAGACCAGCGATCTCGGGTGACTCGCCGGAGACGGATTCCGGCGCACCGGAGCGCAGGGGTCAGGAGGATGGATAG
- the radC gene encoding DNA repair protein RadC has protein sequence MTDLQGMTPIKDWPEDEKPRERLLRYGIHTLSDTELIALLLRTGNGSGGKDVIDISRDLLQHFGGLRHLATREMSELCQVSGVGPVKAAQIASAIEIGRRLEAQDMEQKSFVSSTDVARYFMPRLRDLRKEVFMVLMLDARNCLIRGVTVSVGSLTASIVHPREVFKPAILDSAASVIFVHNHPSGDPTPSQDDLKITAQLVDAGQMIDIKVLDHIIIGRKSFTSLAGKGLI, from the coding sequence ATGACCGATTTACAAGGAATGACCCCGATCAAGGACTGGCCCGAGGACGAAAAACCCAGAGAACGGCTGCTTAGATACGGAATCCATACCCTTTCGGACACGGAGCTGATCGCGCTGTTGCTGCGTACCGGGAACGGTTCCGGGGGGAAGGACGTCATTGACATTTCCCGGGACCTGCTGCAGCATTTCGGCGGACTGCGCCACCTCGCCACCCGGGAGATGAGCGAGTTGTGCCAGGTGTCGGGCGTGGGACCTGTCAAGGCGGCCCAGATCGCCTCCGCCATCGAAATCGGCCGCCGGCTCGAAGCGCAGGACATGGAACAGAAGTCCTTCGTTTCGAGCACCGACGTGGCGCGCTACTTCATGCCGAGACTCCGGGACCTGCGCAAGGAGGTCTTCATGGTCCTGATGCTCGACGCGCGCAACTGCCTGATCCGCGGCGTGACCGTATCGGTGGGCAGTCTTACCGCGAGCATCGTCCACCCCCGGGAAGTGTTCAAACCCGCCATTCTCGATTCCGCCGCCTCAGTGATCTTCGTGCACAACCACCCCAGCGGCGATCCCACACCGAGCCAGGACGACCTCAAGATTACCGCGCAGCTCGTCGACGCGGGCCAGATGATCGATATCAAGGTGCTGGATCATATCATCATAGGCCGAAAGTCCTTTACCAGTCTTGCCGGCAAGGGG